One window of the Bartonella bacilliformis KC583 genome contains the following:
- the pgi gene encoding glucose-6-phosphate isomerase, translating into MLPDKKAFKESLKALKKHVTQDKVCDIRQHFSEDEQRFARLSIRLDDLLFDFSKCGVTLDTLQLLDNLAIAADVLGKREAMFSGKIINTTEKRSVLHIALRLAADKVFILNDRDIVQDIQSVLARMVKFSKMIRDGSYKGYSGERITDIVNIGIGGSDLGPAMVTSALKPYHDGPHCHFVSSVDSAHITDILADLNPATTLFIIASKTFTTTETIENARVARQWIHSHLGENAVGVHFVAVSSAIDKAIEFGIDSSRIFEFWDWVGGRYSIWSAIGLVVMLAIGDQNFRQFLEGARQMDQHFKDTPLHQNIPIRFALLGFWHRVICGYSSRAIVPYEQRLVRFPAYLQQLDMESNGKHVSLEGRPITFSTGPVVWGDSGSNGQHAFFQFLHQGTDIVPVEFILFVKGHEPNLNHMHDILVANCLAQSEALMKGRSHEDVYHTLMNDGGESDEADNLAFHKSLQGNRPSIMLIQDLLTPFTLGRLMALYEHRIFVEGILMNINSFDQWGVELGKEFANELLPVIRGENEADNRDGSTLGLLKHIQNRYVE; encoded by the coding sequence ATGCTTCCCGATAAGAAAGCCTTTAAGGAAAGTCTGAAAGCTTTAAAAAAACATGTCACCCAGGATAAGGTATGTGATATTCGTCAGCATTTTTCAGAGGATGAGCAGCGTTTTGCTCGTTTGTCTATAAGGCTTGATGATCTTCTTTTTGATTTTTCTAAATGTGGTGTAACATTGGATACACTACAACTCTTAGATAATCTTGCTATCGCGGCAGATGTATTAGGCAAGCGCGAGGCGATGTTTTCAGGAAAGATCATTAATACAACAGAGAAACGTTCAGTTCTTCATATTGCATTACGTCTTGCTGCTGATAAAGTTTTTATATTGAATGATCGTGATATTGTTCAAGATATTCAATCTGTTCTTGCCCGTATGGTAAAATTTTCTAAAATGATTCGTGATGGAAGTTACAAGGGATACAGTGGTGAGAGGATCACTGATATTGTGAATATTGGCATTGGAGGCTCTGATCTTGGACCTGCAATGGTTACGAGTGCTTTAAAGCCTTATCATGATGGTCCGCATTGTCATTTTGTTTCTAGTGTGGATAGTGCGCATATTACGGATATTCTTGCTGATTTAAATCCGGCAACAACACTTTTTATCATTGCATCCAAAACTTTTACGACAACTGAAACAATAGAAAATGCTCGCGTTGCACGTCAGTGGATTCATTCACATTTAGGAGAAAACGCTGTCGGAGTTCATTTTGTTGCTGTTTCGAGTGCGATTGATAAAGCGATAGAATTTGGCATAGATTCTTCAAGAATTTTTGAATTTTGGGATTGGGTAGGAGGGCGGTATTCCATTTGGTCGGCGATTGGTCTTGTTGTTATGTTAGCAATAGGTGACCAGAATTTTCGCCAGTTTCTCGAGGGAGCTCGGCAAATGGACCAACATTTTAAAGATACACCTTTGCATCAGAATATTCCTATCCGATTTGCACTTTTGGGTTTTTGGCATCGTGTTATTTGTGGGTATTCGTCGCGTGCTATTGTTCCCTATGAACAGCGTTTAGTGCGTTTCCCAGCTTATTTACAACAGCTTGATATGGAATCAAATGGGAAGCATGTTTCATTAGAGGGACGACCTATAACTTTCTCAACTGGTCCTGTTGTTTGGGGAGATTCAGGCTCAAATGGGCAACATGCTTTTTTTCAGTTTTTGCATCAAGGAACAGATATTGTTCCTGTAGAATTTATTTTATTTGTCAAAGGGCATGAACCCAATTTAAATCATATGCATGATATATTGGTGGCGAATTGTTTAGCGCAGTCAGAAGCTTTGATGAAAGGCCGCAGTCATGAAGATGTTTATCATACTCTCATGAATGATGGCGGAGAGAGTGATGAAGCGGATAATTTAGCATTCCATAAAAGTTTGCAAGGGAATCGACCGAGCATTATGCTCATTCAGGATTTATTGACGCCTTTTACACTTGGTCGCTTGATGGCGCTTTATGAGCATCGTATTTTTGTTGAAGGTATTTTGATGAATATTAATTCATTTGATCAATGGGGCGTTGAGCTTGGAAAAGAATTCGCCAATGAATTGTTACCTGTTATTCGCGGAGAAAATGAAGCTGATAATCGAGATGGTTCAACATTAGGCTTATTAAAACATATTCAGAATAGATATGTTGAATGA
- a CDS encoding efflux RND transporter permease subunit: MSQQLETKQLLAKLQQNDIMAFFIRRPVFTFVLNAMIMIAGFSAWMGVDVRELPDIDIPVTTVMTNFAGASAETIDREITKIVEDAVSRVSGVKTISSTSSFGRSRVEIQFNVGVDLNVAASDIRDALSRVAYSLPKDADSPLIIKADSNAAAMMYLVVTSPTMNIDDLTTIVNDQIVDVLSAVEGVADVEVDSARKKIFQIDIDQVKLANYGLSVADISSALSDMMVDVPVGSLRNAKQALIVRATAHLATPEDFERVLLKPHVLIGDVARVTLSPDIETVILRVNGEEGIGLGIVRKAQSNTLNISKDVRITLDRLKMIIPPSVQISIISDDSIFIKSALHEVEIALVIAVLSVIFVIFIFLRDIRITLIPALSIPVALIGTIAAIYLAGFSLNILTFLGLVLATGLVVDDAIVVLENIVRWRNKGHGSRSAAVLGTREVFFAVVATTLTLVAVFVPISFLPGQVGGLFREFGFVLAISVLLSSVVALTLCPMLAARFLKEHVEENKEDVRRFIILDKLGAFFSRNYAYYLHKCLGRPWTVILISFVFFGLCIGGYMKLQQELTPAEDRGMIFLVIRGPQGISTQYLNEQVKQIEESLQPLRDAGEIVNSYSIAGAGGASNNAFLILLLSSWDKRSRSQQEIVNDINSKIRQFPAVFVFAAQGNSLGVRGTGQGLRFAILGNNYEKLQSIADQLVNALQADQRFIRPQLASDATQPQFFIEINREKATDLGVDITNLGNTLQTMLDGRKIGSIYVDDHSYDVKLTSREKFIDNPADLENILLKAKNNKYVPLSMIAHLHEKAIAPQLKREQRMNAVILSTNFAPNITLGDAYQIVQEISSPLLSEGSYVVPLGEVATLSETSSNLMVVFGIAFLIILLILAAQFESFVSGFIIMATVPLGLGCAVIAMLLSGVSLNIYSQIGLILLIGVMAKNGILIVEFADQLRDQGRSVREAVEEAANVRLRPVCMTMICAILGGIPLILAKGAGAEARIALGWVIVGGLGLATIFTLYVTPVVYLLLGRFIRPKIEEAKQLERELNQAT; this comes from the coding sequence ATGAGTCAACAACTTGAGACAAAACAGCTTTTAGCAAAGTTGCAGCAAAACGATATCATGGCGTTTTTTATTCGTAGGCCGGTTTTTACTTTTGTTTTAAATGCCATGATTATGATTGCAGGTTTTTCGGCATGGATGGGCGTTGATGTACGTGAGTTGCCCGATATTGATATTCCTGTAACAACGGTTATGACGAATTTTGCTGGTGCTTCAGCGGAAACAATAGATCGTGAAATTACGAAAATTGTAGAAGATGCTGTTTCTCGTGTCTCGGGGGTTAAAACGATTTCTTCAACGTCTTCTTTTGGCCGTTCTCGTGTAGAGATTCAGTTTAATGTTGGGGTTGATTTGAATGTTGCAGCATCTGACATTCGTGATGCTCTTTCTCGTGTTGCTTATTCTTTACCGAAAGATGCAGATTCACCTCTAATCATTAAAGCCGATTCGAATGCAGCGGCAATGATGTATTTGGTTGTGACCTCACCGACAATGAATATTGATGATCTGACGACCATTGTAAATGATCAAATTGTTGACGTTCTTTCCGCTGTTGAGGGGGTTGCTGATGTAGAAGTTGATAGTGCTCGCAAAAAAATTTTTCAGATTGATATCGATCAAGTAAAGCTTGCTAATTATGGATTAAGTGTAGCAGATATTTCAAGTGCTCTTTCTGATATGATGGTTGATGTGCCTGTGGGGTCATTGCGTAATGCTAAACAGGCCTTAATTGTTCGTGCTACAGCTCATTTGGCAACACCGGAAGATTTTGAGCGAGTTTTATTAAAGCCACATGTGCTTATTGGCGATGTTGCCCGTGTTACTTTATCGCCTGATATAGAAACAGTTATTTTGCGTGTTAACGGCGAAGAGGGGATAGGGCTAGGTATTGTGCGTAAGGCACAATCTAATACTCTTAATATTTCTAAAGATGTTCGAATAACTCTTGACCGTCTTAAAATGATTATTCCTCCTTCTGTGCAGATCAGTATTATCAGTGATGATTCTATTTTTATTAAGAGCGCTCTTCATGAGGTTGAGATTGCGTTAGTGATTGCTGTGCTGAGTGTTATTTTTGTTATTTTTATTTTCCTGAGAGATATTCGTATAACGCTGATTCCTGCTTTATCGATACCAGTTGCTTTAATTGGAACAATTGCTGCGATTTATCTTGCAGGTTTTTCCTTAAATATTCTTACATTTTTAGGGCTTGTTTTAGCAACAGGGCTTGTTGTAGATGACGCAATTGTTGTGCTGGAGAATATTGTTCGGTGGCGCAATAAGGGACACGGTTCTCGGTCTGCAGCGGTGTTAGGAACACGTGAAGTATTTTTTGCTGTTGTTGCAACAACATTAACATTGGTAGCTGTTTTTGTACCTATCTCTTTTCTTCCTGGGCAAGTTGGGGGGCTTTTTAGGGAATTTGGTTTTGTATTGGCAATTTCTGTTCTACTTTCTTCAGTGGTTGCTTTAACTCTTTGTCCTATGCTTGCTGCGCGTTTTCTTAAAGAACATGTTGAAGAGAATAAAGAAGACGTACGTCGTTTCATTATATTGGATAAATTGGGTGCTTTTTTTAGCAGGAATTATGCTTATTATTTGCATAAATGTTTGGGACGGCCCTGGACTGTTATACTTATTTCATTTGTTTTTTTTGGCCTTTGTATTGGAGGCTATATGAAATTACAACAGGAGCTAACACCAGCAGAAGATAGAGGAATGATTTTTTTGGTCATTCGTGGGCCCCAGGGTATTTCAACGCAATATTTGAATGAGCAAGTAAAGCAAATTGAAGAGAGTTTACAACCGTTGCGTGATGCTGGTGAAATTGTTAACAGCTATTCTATTGCAGGAGCTGGAGGCGCATCTAATAATGCTTTTCTTATCTTGTTGCTTTCATCTTGGGATAAACGCTCGCGTAGTCAACAAGAAATTGTGAACGATATTAATTCCAAGATTAGGCAATTCCCAGCAGTATTTGTATTTGCTGCACAAGGTAATTCTCTTGGGGTCAGGGGAACCGGCCAAGGATTACGGTTTGCAATTCTTGGGAATAATTATGAAAAATTACAATCAATTGCTGATCAGCTTGTAAATGCTTTACAGGCTGATCAACGTTTTATTCGTCCACAGCTTGCTAGTGATGCAACACAACCACAATTTTTTATTGAAATTAATCGAGAAAAAGCCACTGATTTGGGGGTTGATATTACTAATTTAGGTAATACATTGCAGACAATGTTAGATGGAAGAAAAATTGGTTCCATTTATGTGGATGATCATTCTTACGATGTCAAACTGACATCGCGTGAAAAGTTTATTGATAATCCTGCTGATTTAGAAAATATTCTTTTGAAAGCAAAAAATAACAAATATGTGCCTTTATCAATGATTGCACATTTGCATGAAAAAGCTATTGCGCCTCAATTAAAACGGGAGCAACGCATGAATGCTGTTATTTTAAGCACGAATTTTGCTCCAAATATTACTTTAGGGGATGCGTATCAAATTGTACAAGAAATTTCTTCTCCTCTCTTATCAGAGGGGAGTTATGTTGTTCCTTTAGGAGAAGTCGCCACTCTTAGTGAAACATCTTCTAATTTAATGGTTGTTTTTGGTATTGCTTTTTTGATTATTTTGTTAATTTTGGCGGCACAGTTTGAAAGTTTTGTTTCGGGTTTTATAATAATGGCTACTGTTCCGTTAGGATTAGGTTGCGCAGTAATTGCTATGCTTTTGAGTGGTGTTAGCCTTAATATTTATAGTCAAATTGGTTTAATTTTATTGATTGGTGTTATGGCTAAAAATGGTATTTTGATTGTTGAATTTGCAGATCAATTGCGTGATCAAGGTAGAAGCGTGCGTGAAGCTGTAGAAGAAGCTGCTAATGTCCGTTTGCGTCCAGTGTGTATGACGATGATTTGCGCTATTTTAGGGGGAATTCCTCTAATTTTAGCAAAAGGTGCTGGTGCAGAGGCGCGTATAGCTTTAGGTTGGGTTATTGTGGGTGGTTTGGGTTTGGCGACCATCTTTACTTTGTATGTAACACCAGTTGTTTACCTTTTGCTTGGGCGTTTTATAAGACCAAAAATAGAAGAAGCCAAGCAATTAGAAAGAGAATTAAACCAAGCTACATGA
- a CDS encoding YadA-like family protein: MKEIQPQRGAVGCVLVSYFWLKRFLGIAIAALLSTILPAEGQPIEHVTLSEHNGVPIVDGAFELQQSSNSGDRDCRNMNEVINRLSREVGDGRVLPLELEEKYCETIVERLHNLGDSNGISLQALNMIEGTGVHKGNSGKFKVYSVGLGHYSGVLGVGAATAVNAFGAQAYGFGARAMAPATIAVGIGADAQNMGAVAVGGIASAKGKNSLALGPQTLAYSDGSVAIGGDPDSEFGARALATNSLSMGAKSYTGENSEAAIAVGLGAQVRDGSPGGVALGWGAFVAEGAEGGLALGRNSHVDVNQGVALGVGSRVNTPAGVAGYDPRSNDETKNTNSAWKSRYGAVSVGDAERDITRQITGVAAGTQNTDAVNVAQLQALRDATVLYNRDEDGNKTNKIALQGGDPSQPVALDNLADGNVTEGSKQAVNGGQLYDFMQVQTDYTKEQTRRVLKDAKGYTDKKFNALSYEIDGARKEARQGAAIGLAVSNLRYDDTPGSLSLAFGTGMWRHQYGFAVGAGFMSVDGKVSANVSAATAGGHWGVGAGVSVTLN; encoded by the coding sequence ATGAAGGAAATTCAACCTCAGAGAGGGGCAGTGGGCTGTGTCCTCGTTAGTTATTTTTGGCTTAAGCGATTTCTTGGAATTGCAATAGCTGCGCTTTTATCAACTATTCTTCCTGCTGAAGGGCAACCTATTGAGCACGTGACTCTAAGTGAACACAATGGTGTTCCTATAGTTGATGGTGCTTTTGAGCTTCAGCAAAGTTCAAATAGCGGTGACCGCGATTGTAGAAATATGAATGAGGTGATTAATAGGTTGAGTAGGGAAGTAGGCGATGGACGAGTGTTGCCATTAGAATTAGAGGAGAAATATTGTGAAACTATCGTCGAAAGGTTGCACAACTTGGGTGATTCAAATGGTATTTCATTACAGGCACTAAATATGATTGAAGGGACTGGAGTTCATAAAGGTAATTCTGGTAAATTTAAGGTTTATTCAGTTGGACTTGGGCATTATTCAGGGGTTCTAGGTGTGGGGGCCGCAACGGCTGTAAATGCCTTTGGAGCACAGGCCTATGGTTTTGGTGCGCGTGCGATGGCGCCTGCAACTATTGCTGTGGGTATAGGAGCGGATGCACAAAATATGGGAGCGGTTGCTGTTGGTGGGATTGCAAGTGCAAAGGGAAAAAATAGTCTTGCTTTAGGTCCGCAAACTTTAGCTTACAGTGATGGTTCTGTTGCAATCGGTGGTGATCCTGATAGTGAATTTGGAGCAAGGGCACTGGCTACGAATTCTCTTTCTATGGGTGCTAAATCTTATACTGGAGAAAATTCTGAAGCAGCTATTGCTGTAGGGTTAGGTGCGCAGGTGCGAGATGGAAGTCCAGGAGGTGTCGCTTTGGGCTGGGGAGCTTTTGTAGCTGAGGGTGCGGAAGGTGGTCTTGCTTTAGGTAGGAATTCGCACGTAGATGTTAACCAGGGTGTTGCTTTGGGGGTAGGGTCCAGGGTTAATACGCCAGCTGGTGTTGCGGGTTACGATCCTAGAAGTAATGATGAAACGAAAAACACTAATTCTGCATGGAAGAGTAGGTATGGTGCGGTTAGTGTTGGTGATGCTGAGAGAGATATAACACGGCAGATTACAGGAGTTGCAGCAGGTACTCAAAATACTGATGCAGTGAATGTTGCGCAGCTACAAGCATTAAGAGATGCCACTGTTCTGTATAACAGAGATGAAGACGGTAACAAGACAAACAAAATCGCTTTACAAGGTGGAGATCCAAGCCAACCTGTAGCCCTTGACAATCTTGCTGATGGTAACGTCACAGAAGGATCGAAACAAGCAGTCAATGGTGGACAGCTGTATGATTTTATGCAAGTACAGACGGACTATACAAAGGAACAGACGAGGCGTGTTCTGAAAGATGCAAAAGGCTATACGGATAAGAAATTTAATGCTTTAAGTTATGAAATTGATGGTGCACGCAAAGAGGCCAGACAAGGTGCAGCAATTGGTTTGGCCGTATCTAACTTGCGTTATGATGATACACCTGGGAGTTTAAGTCTTGCATTTGGAACGGGTATGTGGCGTCATCAATATGGCTTTGCTGTTGGTGCAGGGTTTATGTCTGTGGACGGAAAGGTTAGCGCTAATGTATCCGCCGCTACTGCTGGAGGCCATTGGGGGGTAGGTGCAGGAGTCAGTGTTACGCTGAATTAA
- the rpmA gene encoding 50S ribosomal protein L27 produces MAHKKAGGSSRNGRDSESKRLGVKKFGGEAVIAGNIIIRQRGTRWHPGENVGIGKDHTLFSLANGTVSFRTKVNNRSYVSVIPAAVEAK; encoded by the coding sequence ATGGCACATAAAAAAGCTGGGGGATCCTCGCGTAATGGTCGCGATTCAGAGTCGAAACGTCTTGGTGTCAAGAAATTTGGTGGTGAAGCTGTTATTGCTGGCAATATCATTATTCGTCAGCGTGGTACACGTTGGCATCCCGGTGAAAATGTTGGCATTGGAAAAGATCATACTCTTTTTTCCCTTGCAAATGGGACGGTTTCTTTTCGCACGAAAGTTAATAATCGTTCCTACGTTTCTGTTATTCCTGCAGCAGTAGAAGCAAAGTAG
- a CDS encoding invasion associated locus B family protein: MFALVLLSKGESFADEQSNLYTVHPPQLSVPSGKPGETRRIIMQFSDWTLICDESQTVKRGVCNVTQAIHDQEGHTIFSWSLVLTTSGQAVMLLRMLPSADISVPIRVSVEGFSEPIVIRYTQCDAKVCLAQSPLGLILRQQIEQRGKVRISYQVKSGQIFSFVAPFEGLSEALSFLTIQGDNKNDMERKQKR, encoded by the coding sequence TTGTTCGCCCTTGTTTTATTGAGCAAGGGCGAAAGCTTTGCTGATGAACAAAGCAATCTTTATACAGTCCATCCACCACAATTGTCTGTTCCCAGTGGTAAGCCTGGTGAAACACGCCGGATCATTATGCAATTTAGTGATTGGACTTTGATTTGCGATGAAAGCCAAACGGTTAAGCGAGGCGTTTGTAATGTGACACAGGCAATCCATGATCAAGAAGGTCATACAATTTTTAGTTGGTCTCTTGTGTTAACGACCAGTGGTCAGGCAGTTATGCTTTTACGGATGTTACCCAGCGCAGATATCAGTGTTCCGATCCGGGTATCAGTAGAAGGATTTTCAGAGCCTATAGTTATTCGTTATACGCAGTGTGATGCTAAGGTTTGTTTAGCTCAATCGCCTTTAGGTCTGATTTTGCGTCAGCAAATAGAACAGAGGGGAAAAGTGCGTATTTCTTATCAGGTGAAAAGTGGTCAGATATTTTCTTTTGTTGCTCCCTTTGAGGGATTGAGTGAAGCACTTTCCTTTTTAACAATACAAGGAGATAATAAGAATGACATGGAAAGAAAACAGAAAAGATAG
- the rplU gene encoding 50S ribosomal protein L21, with the protein MFAVIKTGGKQYRVVANQVLKVEKIVGNAGDVVNFSDVLMVGEGDNAIIGAPIVADASVTAEIIGQERARKVISFKKRRRQNSKRTRGHRQEITTLRIVEILTGGLKTKTATVKSNEKKAAAPKEVKADSVKETATKTVKKRNVSQKVEAASESKKD; encoded by the coding sequence ATGTTCGCAGTCATTAAAACTGGTGGTAAGCAATATCGCGTTGTTGCTAATCAGGTATTAAAAGTTGAAAAGATTGTTGGCAATGCTGGTGATGTCGTTAACTTCAGTGATGTATTGATGGTCGGTGAAGGCGATAATGCGATTATTGGTGCGCCTATTGTTGCTGACGCTTCCGTTACAGCTGAAATTATAGGGCAAGAGCGTGCTCGTAAAGTGATCTCATTTAAAAAACGCCGTCGTCAAAATTCTAAGCGCACCCGCGGTCATCGCCAAGAAATAACAACACTTCGTATTGTAGAGATTTTGACTGGCGGTTTAAAGACCAAAACAGCAACTGTGAAGTCGAATGAAAAGAAAGCAGCTGCGCCAAAGGAAGTGAAAGCTGATTCTGTTAAAGAAACCGCTACAAAAACTGTTAAGAAACGGAATGTGTCACAAAAGGTAGAAGCTGCGTCAGAGAGTAAAAAAGATTAA